A window of the Thermoplasmata archaeon genome harbors these coding sequences:
- a CDS encoding TMEM175 family protein has protein sequence MSDMVFGLALSLGALVLINQPVADTNHLYLGLLVFGFSFLILVTVWYNYSTVMAVLPVETRGLIIANLVLLFVVALEPYLLYVLVYAPAVVTEPDSVLYALDLAVMNGVLGGFFHILSKEEKHLVAPHVVRNMRVRRDATFALAAVFVLSALPLFWTWAWTPGVPGRIILWILTLPAGWIVRIVNR, from the coding sequence TTGTCGGACATGGTCTTCGGCCTCGCCCTGTCCCTGGGCGCCCTCGTCCTGATCAACCAGCCCGTCGCGGATACGAATCACCTGTACCTCGGCCTCCTCGTGTTCGGCTTCAGCTTCCTGATCCTGGTGACGGTGTGGTACAACTACTCGACCGTCATGGCCGTCCTCCCTGTGGAGACACGCGGCCTGATCATCGCGAACCTCGTCCTTCTCTTTGTCGTGGCCCTCGAGCCCTACCTCCTCTATGTCCTCGTCTACGCGCCCGCGGTGGTCACCGAGCCGGACTCCGTGTTGTACGCGCTCGACCTGGCCGTCATGAATGGAGTCCTCGGCGGTTTCTTCCACATCCTCTCGAAGGAGGAAAAGCACCTCGTGGCCCCGCACGTCGTCCGGAACATGCGCGTCCGACGGGATGCTACATTCGCCTTGGCCGCCGTCTTCGTCCTGAGCGCGCTACCTCTGTTCTGGACCTGGGCGTGGACGCCCGGAGTCCCGGGCCGGATCATCCTCTGGATCCTCACGCTCCCGGCCGGATGGATCGTCCGGATCGTGAATCGGTAA
- a CDS encoding winged helix-turn-helix domain-containing protein yields MSAALKQLLWYLIAGTRGGVNRARIIETLHRRPHNAHQLGEALGLDYRTVRHHLDLLVRNGLLTRPAGDAYAAPYFLSAVLEANYAVFEDVRRQVSQDGPHGRDGTGSSADQNLKQE; encoded by the coding sequence ATGAGCGCCGCGCTCAAGCAGCTCCTCTGGTACCTCATCGCGGGCACCCGGGGTGGCGTGAACCGAGCGCGGATCATCGAGACCCTCCACAGGAGGCCCCACAATGCCCACCAGCTCGGCGAAGCCCTCGGCCTGGACTACCGGACCGTCCGACACCACCTCGACCTCCTCGTGCGGAACGGCCTCCTCACGCGCCCGGCCGGGGACGCCTACGCGGCTCCGTACTTCCTCTCCGCGGTCCTCGAAGCGAACTACGCCGTCTTCGAGGACGTTCGCCGTCAGGTTTCGCAGGACGGACCACACGGCCGTGACGGGACGGGGTCGAGCGCTGATCAGAACCTCAAGCAGGAGTGA
- a CDS encoding ester cyclase, with translation MKPEQLKERMQTLDDAWNAGPKSPLWETFRKRHTEDVAVYWPGGGPPTRGRHNHDLEAVEFFRTFPDNHLINRPYKIFFAEGDHTCSVAEFTGTMKGAMKMGDKTIPPTNQGFKVEFCTVATWNEKGEITEERLFYDLVGVMKQIGLG, from the coding sequence ATGAAGCCGGAACAGCTCAAGGAGCGTATGCAGACCTTGGACGATGCTTGGAACGCGGGACCGAAGAGTCCTCTCTGGGAAACCTTCCGGAAGCGCCACACGGAAGACGTCGCCGTCTACTGGCCCGGCGGCGGCCCGCCGACCCGGGGACGGCACAACCACGACCTGGAAGCGGTTGAGTTCTTCAGGACGTTCCCAGACAACCACCTAATCAACCGCCCGTACAAGATCTTCTTCGCGGAAGGCGACCACACGTGCTCCGTTGCAGAGTTCACGGGCACCATGAAGGGAGCCATGAAGATGGGCGACAAGACGATCCCGCCGACCAACCAAGGCTTCAAGGTGGAGTTCTGCACGGTGGCCACGTGGAACGAGAAGGGGGAGATCACGGAGGAGCGACTCTTCTACGACCTCGTCGGCGTGATGAAGCAGATCGGCCTGGGCTGA